Part of the Oncorhynchus tshawytscha isolate Ot180627B linkage group LG23, Otsh_v2.0, whole genome shotgun sequence genome, GCTGAAACATTACGCTGTAAGGAAATATGTTTATTGAAGTAACCAGCATATCCAAGAGGATCCATCACGAGATAAAGAACATGTCCAGAGACAATTATTTCcagacctcctcctcttctccctacaACATTACTtgtaaggggaaagggggatagtcAGTTGTGCACCTGAATGCAtataactgaaatgtgtcttccgcatttaacccaacccccttGTACAATGTTGGTCCAAAAGAAGCATTAAATATAAGGTCATATATGCTTTCCAACTGAAATTCAAAACATGAGATGAAGCACATCAATTTCAGAGATTGTCAGTGGTTGTTAAAAACAAAACTAAGAACTTTTGTAATTGACTACACAGGCTAAATGCATTCAAATAAAAATAGGCCTACATTGGATGTAATTTAGGTCAGAAAAATTCTGACTTGAGAAATTAAATATTGGAATGAGAACAGttcacagtttaaaaaaaataggaaTGATAGATTTATGTCATGAAAACACCATAGATATTAAAGCTCTAAATAAGaggaattttttttaaatgaggtaTCCATAAACAGAGTAGGGTTGTTCCATGAAATTAGTTGCTTTTGCatcctttgatattttaagtagaaattgtgcaccaatattggatttaaaagcctgttatattaaaatTAAGTAGACCACATGGATAATTCTataaatcagatttttttaatgaatataaTTCAGCattgacatgtccctctgtgcaTTGACTTCTCAGAAGATTTTAATCCACTTCACCCCAAAATTGTAAAACCCTAGTTATTCTGTTGCTTATTCTgagtcatttctgaagataatTTATTTCTTAAGTTTAGTGATTCATTAAggtaatttttttttacaaatatttttaaaaaataaagaaaagtcactaattttaaggtcaaccctgttacgtgaacttGTCTTAATAACGTAAAACGattcatttttaaatatttttttcaaataaaccaatagtcaaatcatagtgtaaatgcaggtgagctggttctactcttttaggccattttctggtgttttgtggtgaaaaactgagtgggTCGAGCTTTAACTCGTCAACCCTGCTACAGGCTAATAACGTTTAACTTAATAAAATGTTTTGAaccttgcattcaattgcccctccctgttgcacgcaacaagcttccattccccctgtcacaaggtgatttatggctgatttaagatgaaatcattaaccctgttacagtcaacacTTACTTTATTTGGCAGTTATAGTAtattgagatgggaaaacatgttttattaagTTGAAAATGTGCTCATCAttacagaatgttaaaattaggtgaaatatatatattttttaaccaagTTACACTACCTTAGAAGGACTAATTTCGTGGAACAACCCAGTGGCATTTAACAATAAAATCACTCaggaaaaaaacaaacactttccATGCATTAGGTGGAGAAACAGGTGGCAAAGAAATCTATATTTGTCCTAAAAAGGCTGATTCATTTAGTTTGTTTCTAAAGAGCATTAAGATGCAATGCAAAACAGACAAAGCAATTTGCTCTGAGCCATACATGATATGAAAATACAACATAAAGAAGGAAGACATGGCTATGGTGAGTTAAAGCACAGGGATATGAACAACGACTCCCTTTAAGGCACCTTCAGCATAAGATACTAGTCTTTCTGTATCATATGCGCTTTCGCTTAAGAAACACCCTTGACCTGGTAAAAACTAAAACATGTTAGTTAAAACATTTCAATTTGCCTTAATCattgtcatttaaaaaaactgTCATTATCTTTTACTGAGCACTGATTTAACAGTAAATCTTCCAGTTTCTTGAAATGAATTAAAGTGCTGCAAACTAGGCTATTTATTCACTTAAAACCTGCTTGGCCTAAAACAATACTAGGCTATTCTTTGTATTTTCAATTGAGACATAATAAATTGAAGTACAGTGTCTGTTAAAAATGTAGCATTTCAAATCTGATGTCAATACATAGGTGGCTATTTCATAGGTCAAATTTTTCTGTCCATCAATTGGAGCTTATAAGATTGATTCAATGAAAACGGATTCCTGTAGTAACTGTTTACTAACTGCATGTCTATGACTGAGGATCCAAAGGAGTAATTTGGTCCCAAAAACATTTCAACAGAGACTCTTCAAATATCCAGTTCTTCTGAAATACTTAGCTTTGGTTAAACCTCCCTTTTGAATGATAATTTGCAGAACAATGCATAGAGGAAGTAAACTGTACATAGTTCACAACCAACGAGGAACCATTTTATCCTCTCATTGATTGACGTAAGATGCCCCATAGCACTCTTATAGGCCGATTTCATCATCAAACTCATCTTCAAATGTGTAGCCCCGTCCAttgtctcccccttcctcctcctcctcctcctcggaaTCAGTCTCTGAGTGACAGTTGTCAACCCTCCTCCTGTCCAATGGGGTGACACCCTCATACCCTGAGCTGTGTGAGGAGGCGGGACTGGAAGGTGAATCCACCTTGTGGTTGGTGGGCTGTACCTCTATTCCCACGATTGGCAAGCTGATGacgttgttccctctctctcgatCTTCCTCGGTGGGACTCACATACTCTTCCTCAACATCTAACCCCTGACCTTCCTCCTCTGACACTTGGCGAATGATCTCCTCTCGTTTGTCGCTGAATCTCACCTTCGGCCTCTGGCCTTTGGCCTTGATCCCTCCAGTCCCCTCTATTATCCTTCCTTGTCCCACCTCATCTCCCTCGATCTCTAAAAGCTTCTTCTCATTCAGCTCGTTCCTTATGCTGACAGACTGATCCTCCGCCGCCATTTTAAAATTCTCCACTTCAACGACAAGACTTTTGCTTGGACTGGAGACGTCTTCCTCATTAGCGCGAGTCCTAGTCCAATCAGAGTTCAGCCCCAGTCCATCCATCACCCCCAGCACGTCACCCATGATGGATGGGCCCAGGTCGAAATCCATATCGAGTGTGAAAGACGACACCGACTCAGAATGCTGAAGCTCACTGTTCAGTGGGCTTCCGAAGCCATCCGTGACATCATCAGTGTGGTTAAGTGGCGTCTCGGAATCAACGGGCGCCATTGAGTCGTTTGTTGCCGTGGCACCCGGAGACCCAGGGTCAGGGCTGGGGCCGACGGTAGCCAGGAAGGAGGTGTCACCGAAagcatctcctcccctcccgaTGTGCATAGTGTGGCGGAAGTCCCCCAGCGGAGCTGAGATCATGGTGGGGTCCAGGCGAGGCGCCTTGTGGGCCGACTTGTGGAGTGGCATgacagctgagagagggagaaagaattaTGGAGAAAGGAggcaagagggagagaagatggggTACAGAGGGAGATGGGGTACAAAAGAAGGTGAGAGAAAAGTGGGtgagaagagagggtgagaaaaaATGAAAGAGTgacagaaataaagaaagaggCCAGAGACGGGAAGAAAAGAAAACCAGTTGGGTGAAACACATCAAGCAGAAACACTTCTATGCATCAGAAAACAAAATGGCAGACTAAATGAAACTACTAACGACCTACCTTGATGTTCTTACTTTGACGTGATTTATTTATGCGGACACTGAGCCAAGTTCAGTCAGTGTGAGACAAATATCAACTCAATAAACCTATTTAGAAGACACATAACAGAAATAAAATACCTTCACAAAAAGGTATTTTGCCAGTATATAAACCTACAGTGAACAGAGAAGTCCATTCTAGGCTGTCAACATAGATAACAGAGAGAAAGTGAATATGAGGGGCCTGAGCCAAGCTGTCACTGAGGGGCCATTTCCCTTGATTAGTGTCACTGTAGGGGAGACTTCTATGGTCTTATATACAGTGACCTGTCATGACAGGCCTACATGAAAACATTGCTGTTGTGCAAGAGAGTGTGAGAAACCAACGAGTCGTTTGGCATTGATAGTTATGCCAAGGCCATGCTGGGACTTGCAAGTGAAACATACTTCTGCCTGGATTCCTTCCCTCGGGGTAGGAGACATTAAAGCCATAGACAAACACTATATAGGGCAATACTAAAAGCAATTACAATGATTCACTATTGCATTGAATTGAAAACTATATTGAAAATGGACTCAACCCGGTGTTACTGAGCTTTTAAAAACAATGAGGTAGCCTACATTTAAAAAGCAGTCTGACATTACTGTCATTAGTTTACTATTTACCAATAACTTCCAGAGGATGAAACAGTAAGCGGTTGAAAGTTAATTAGTCCCCATGTGCGTCCCCTTCTCCTTGCAGGTGATATGCCTAATCAAAGCAAAATCAACAACTCCTCATAAAACTGATCGCTTTTATGCGGCAAGGCAGGCTACATTATGTCAAACTTACTGCCAGCCATAGCTCGGGACCCCATTTCAACAAATAATAATGTCTGCTTATTGAACTCTAAAACGTATCATATAGATTGTCCAGGAGTACTAGTCTATGGAAGGCCATA contains:
- the LOC112234882 gene encoding uncharacterized protein LOC112234882 isoform X1, which codes for MKRGIVRREEEKHERNQTVMPLHKSAHKAPRLDPTMISAPLGDFRHTMHIGRGGDAFGDTSFLATVGPSPDPGSPGATATNDSMAPVDSETPLNHTDDVTDGFGSPLNSELQHSESVSSFTLDMDFDLGPSIMGDVLGVMDGLGLNSDWTRTRANEEDVSSPSKSLVVEVENFKMAAEDQSVSIRNELNEKKLLEIEGDEVGQGRIIEGTGGIKAKGQRPKVRFSDKREEIIRQVSEEEGQGLDVEEEYVSPTEEDRERGNNVISLPIVGIEVQPTNHKVDSPSSPASSHSSGYEGVTPLDRRRVDNCHSETDSEEEEEEEGGDNGRGYTFEDEFDDEIGL
- the LOC112234882 gene encoding uncharacterized protein LOC112234882 isoform X2; this translates as MPLHKSAHKAPRLDPTMISAPLGDFRHTMHIGRGGDAFGDTSFLATVGPSPDPGSPGATATNDSMAPVDSETPLNHTDDVTDGFGSPLNSELQHSESVSSFTLDMDFDLGPSIMGDVLGVMDGLGLNSDWTRTRANEEDVSSPSKSLVVEVENFKMAAEDQSVSIRNELNEKKLLEIEGDEVGQGRIIEGTGGIKAKGQRPKVRFSDKREEIIRQVSEEEGQGLDVEEEYVSPTEEDRERGNNVISLPIVGIEVQPTNHKVDSPSSPASSHSSGYEGVTPLDRRRVDNCHSETDSEEEEEEEGGDNGRGYTFEDEFDDEIGL